The following nucleotide sequence is from Candidatus Magasanikbacteria bacterium RIFOXYB2_FULL_38_10.
AGTTTCCTCCCACCCGGCTTTAACAAGTTGGGTGGTTTTTTGTATAATGAAAGAACTAACTGAAGGCTTTTATTCATCTAAATAATTTTATGCGTTTAACTTTTTGTGGTGCAGCAGGGGAAGTAACTGGTTCTTGTTATTTACTAGAAACCAACAACAAAAAATATTTAATTGATTGCGGCATGTTTCAGGGTGGAGAATTTAATGAAGATCGCAACTGGAATGCCTTTCCTTTTAATCCGGCAGAAATTGAGGCGGTAATTTTAACTCACGCCCACTTGGATCACACAGGTCGTTTGCCTAAACTTATTAAAGAGGGTTTTAAGGGCGTTATTTATGCCAATCCGGCCACCAAAGAATTAACTCGTTTAGTCCTTTTGGATGCGCTGGAAATTATGCTTTACAACCAAAAGAAAAATGGCATACCATTACTTTATAATCAAGATGATGTTGAAGAAACCGTGAAGCTTTTTAAAAATGTTGATTATCTGGAAAAGCACAAATTGGCCGAAGAGGTTTTTTTTACTTTTAAAGATGCCGGGCATATTTTAGGCTCGTGTTTTATTGTTTTGGAGAGTGAAGGCAAGAAAATAATTTTTTCCGGCGATGTGGGCAATACCCATGTGCCCATTGTTAGGGAAACCGCCAATTTGGGCGAAGCTGATTATTTAATTTTGGAATCCACTTATGGCAATATCAATCACGAAGATCCCGAGCGTCGCATTTTTGTTTTGCAAGAGGCCATTGTGGAAACCATGAAACGCGGCGGCACGTTGATGATTCCGGCTTTTTCTTTGGAACGCACGCAAGAAATTTTATACGAAATCAATAATTTGTTAAATAACAAATTAATTCCGCAAGTGCCGATTTTTTTAGACAGCCCTCTGGCCGCTGACGCCACCCAAGTTTATAAAAGATATGCTAAATATTTTGATGAAGCGGCAAGGTATTTGATTGGTCACGGTGATGATTTATTTAATTTTGTCGGTTTAAGAATTACTAAGACGCCGGAAGATTCTAAAAGCATCAATGAGGTTGGGCCTCCTAAGATTATTATTGCCGGTTCGGGTATGATGAATGGTGGAAGAATTTTGCATCATTTGGTGAGATACCTTTCCGATCCCAAATCCAGACTGCTTATTATTTCTTATCAGGCGCGGGGTACTTTGGGCCGCCGTCTTTTAAATGGAGAAAAAAAAGTCAGGATTTATAATCAAGATGTGGAGGTAAGAGCCGAAGTAAAAGCCATTGGGGCTTACAGCGCCCACGCTGATCAAAAAAAATTGCTATCTTGGATTAAAGAAGCCAAAAAAATGCCCGGGAAAATTTTTTTAACACATGGTGATTCTGAACAAGCCGGGGTTTTACAAGAAAAAATTAAGCAGGATTTTAATCTTTCCGTAGAAGTACCGGCCTTAGGGGCGAGTATGGAAATATAAAAGAATGAACAGTCCCCGCTATCTTTTTAGGTAGCGGTTTTTTTATTTATCCACAGCCTAATAGTAAATTTAAAAATTAATAAATTTTTAATCTAAATTAAGCTAAAAAAGATTACTGATAAAAATTGATCATGGTTGAAAAATGCTTAAGAGTGGTGTATAATATACTTCAGGTGGGGGAAAGTGGGGATAAGTGGAAAATAAAAGGTCCGCCCGCCTAGACTTAATTATGTTTATTGGGGAATTTCATCACGCAGTAGATGATAAATCACGGCTGGCTATTCCCGTGAAATTTAGGTTGGAATTAAAAGATGGAGCTGTTATCACGCGCGGACTTGATAGTTGTTTGTTTGTTTTTTCTAAAAAAGAATGGAAGAATCTTGCAGAAAAAATTACCGCTTTGCCCTTAAGCCAAGCTAATAGCAGAGCGTTTGCCAGGCTTATGCTTTCGGGTGCTATGGATGTAAAAATGGATAAACAAGGCCGAGTGATTGTTCCAGACTATTTAAACAAATACGCCGGATTAAAAAAGCAAGTGGTGGTGACTGGTTTGTACAGCCGTTTAGAAGTTTGGGACGAAGAAGCCTGGGAAAAATATAAACAAAATACAGAAAAACAAAGTGAAGAAATTGCCGAAAGAATGGGGGAACTAGGAATTTAATATGCACATTACCGTTTTATTACAGGAAGCCGTAGAAGGATTAAATTTAAAAGACGGGGATAAGGCAGTGGATTGCACTTTGGGCGATGGCGGACACAGTGCGGAGATTTTAAAAAAAATAGGTCAATCAGGAAAACTTTTATCCATTGATGTAGATGAAGAAAATTTTGCGCGAGCCAGAGAAAAGTTTAAAACCGCAATTTTAGTTAATGATAATTTTGTTCATTTAAAGAATATTTTGACAAGTCATAATTTTACTTCAGTGCAAGGTATTTTACTTGATTTGGGTTGGTCAACCACGCAGTTTGAAGAATCAGGCCGAGGGTTTAGCTTTCAAAGACAAGATGAACCTTTGGATATGCGTTTGGGAGGAGAAAGTATTACAGCCGCGGAGATTTTAAACACCTGGTCAGAAGAGGAAATCGGCCGAATTTTAAGAATCTACGGTGAAGAAAAAAAATGGCGCTTTTGGGCAGAACAAATAGTAGAAAGAAGAAAAAAGAAAAAATTTGCCATAGTAGGGGATTTATTAGAACTTACAGGGGAGGAAAAAAAACAAAACCGCTTGCATCCCGCTACTAAAATTTTTCAAGCTTTGCGAATTGCCGTTAATGATGAATTGAAGAATTTAGAAGAAACTTTGCCGCAGGCCTTGGAGGCGCTTAATTCAAACGGCCGTCTAGCAGTGATTACCTTCCATTCTTTAGAAGACAGAATCGTTAAAAATTTTTTTCAGAAATCTGCTTTGCAGGGAAAAATAAAAATTATAAATAAAAAACCCATTACTGCCTCTGCCGAGGAGTTAAAAAAGAATCCTCGCAGTCGCAGTGCCAAACTAAGAATAATTGAGAAAATTTAGTATGATCTACTCTAAACTTCCTAAAGCCACTGCCGCCAATTTAGTTTTTCATAAATTAGAAAAATTTAGGATTTGGCTTTTCTTG
It contains:
- a CDS encoding 16S rRNA (cytosine(1402)-N(4))-methyltransferase, with amino-acid sequence MHITVLLQEAVEGLNLKDGDKAVDCTLGDGGHSAEILKKIGQSGKLLSIDVDEENFARAREKFKTAILVNDNFVHLKNILTSHNFTSVQGILLDLGWSTTQFEESGRGFSFQRQDEPLDMRLGGESITAAEILNTWSEEEIGRILRIYGEEKKWRFWAEQIVERRKKKKFAIVGDLLELTGEEKKQNRLHPATKIFQALRIAVNDELKNLEETLPQALEALNSNGRLAVITFHSLEDRIVKNFFQKSALQGKIKIINKKPITASAEELKKNPRSRSAKLRIIEKI
- a CDS encoding cell division/cell wall cluster transcriptional repressor MraZ — its product is MFIGEFHHAVDDKSRLAIPVKFRLELKDGAVITRGLDSCLFVFSKKEWKNLAEKITALPLSQANSRAFARLMLSGAMDVKMDKQGRVIVPDYLNKYAGLKKQVVVTGLYSRLEVWDEEAWEKYKQNTEKQSEEIAERMGELGI